One window of Camelina sativa cultivar DH55 chromosome 4, Cs, whole genome shotgun sequence genomic DNA carries:
- the LOC104782281 gene encoding pentatricopeptide repeat-containing protein At2g38420, mitochondrial-like isoform X2: MSNFLRKYRKFPHSSFKTKWNENLKQKYAMEELKSSLISDSEDGVGGCVIRTLVSSFRLHNCEPTPQAYRFVIKTLAKTSQLDNIASVLNHLEVSEKFDTPESIFRDVISAYGFSGKIEEAVDVFFKIPNFRCVPSAYTLNALLLVLVRKRESLGLVPEVLVKASKMGVRLEESSLRILIDALCGIGEVDCATELVRYMSVDCVIVDPRLYSRLLSSVCKHKDSSCFDVLGYLEDLRKTRFLPSLRDYTVVMRFLVEGGRGKEVVSVLNQMKCDRIEPDIVCYTVLLQGVIADEEYSKADKFFDELLLLGLAPDIYTYNVYITGLCKQNDVEGALKMMYSMNKLGSEPNVITYNILIKGLVKAGDLSRAKTLWKEMETNGVNRNSHTYDIMISAFIEVDDVVSAQGFLEEAVNMNVFVKCSRTEEVISRLCDKGLMDKAVELLAHMV; this comes from the exons ATGTCCAATTTCTTGAGAAAATATCGAAAATTTCCTCATTCCTCCTTCAAAACCAAATGGAACGAGAATCTCAAGCAGAAATACGCAATGGAAGAGCTAAAAAGCAGTCTAATCTCAGATTCAGAGGACGGTGTCGGTGGTTGTGTTATACGAACACTCGTAAGCTCATTCAGACTCCATAACTGTGAGCCCACGCCTCAAGCTTACAGATTTGTTATCAAAACCTTAGCTAAAACCTCTCAGCTTGACAACATCGCATCTGTTCTCAATCATCTTGAAGTCTCTGAGAAGTTCGATACACCTGAATCCATTTTCAGAGATGTCATCTCTGCTTATGGTTTCTCCGGTAAGATCGAAGAAGCGGTCGATGTTTTCTTCAAGATCCCTAATTTCAGGTGTGTGCCTTCTGCTTACACGCTCAATGCTTTGCTTTTGGTTCTTGTGAGGAAAAGAGAGAGTCTTGGATTGGTTCCTGAGGTTTTGGTGAAAGCTAGTAAGATGGGTGTGAGGTTAGAGGAATCTAGTTTGAGGATTTTGATTGATGCTCTCTGTGGAATCGGTGAGGTAGATTGTGCTACTGAGCTAGTGAGGTACATGAGTGTTGATTGTGTTATTGTTGATCCGAGGTTATACTCTCGGCTGCTTAGTTCTGTATGTAAACACAAGGATTCGTCTTGTTTCGATGTTCTTGGATACTTGGAAGATTTGAGAAAGACTCGGTTTTTACCAAGTTTGCGGGATTATACAGTCGTTATGAGGTTCTTGGTTGAAGGAGGAAGAGGTAAAGAAGTTGTGAGTGTGCTGAATCAGATGAAATGTGACAGAATCGAGCCTGATATTGTTTGTTATACAGTCCTGTTGCAAGGTGTGATTGCGGATGAGGAGTATTCGAAAGCAGACAAGTTTTTTGATGAGTTGCTCTTGTTGGGTTTAGCTCCTGATATTTATACCTATAATGTGTATATTACTGGCTTATGCAAGCAGAACGATGTTGAAGGCGCGTTAAAGATGATGTATTCGATGAACAAGCTTGGTTCTGAGCCTAATGTAATTACTTACAATATATTGATTAAGGGATTGGTTAAGGCCGGGGATCTGAGTCGAGCTAAGACTCTATGGAAAGAG ATGGAGACAAATGGAGTTAACCGGAACAGCCACACGTATGATATTATGATTAGCGCATTTATAGAGGTAGACGATGTTGTTTCTGCTCAAGGTTTTTTGGAGGAAGCGGTTAACATGAACGTGTTTGTCAAGTGTTCAAGAACTGAGGAAGTCATTAGCAGGTTATGTGACAAAGGCTTGATGGATAAAGCAGTTGAACTTTTAGCACACATGGTGTAA
- the LOC104784255 gene encoding putative F-box protein At5g41510, which yields MTTTMISNLPRDLMEEILNRLPMESLKAVKLTCKSWNNLSQSESFKKMHIGKLTRKGESMMIVVQPHNIYLMSGVVDVDTCIQVKGKLSFLNNQVSISRIHHYEGLLLCFLKDVSRIVVWNPYWGQTRWIKLRSFDYRFNYTLGYEDKESCPSLKLLRFVDYFHYRDPEEQFFWYEMYDFDSGLWTTLDVAPHWGIYCSSSSVSLKGNSYWCATERSSEGCKDRIICFDFTKERFGPLLPLPSCVRDRQYAYVHLSCVKEEKIAALFYHHYDFEFEIWITTKIEAETVSWSKFLRIDSELGINSPDCFFIDEEKKGFMCVGRYYGYDSEPGECPKPFIKIIGEAGYSKDFDLGVPAYKNSWLDNVCSYVPSLVQIKKLARGKRI from the coding sequence atgacgacgacgatgatctCCAATCTTCCAAGGGATTTGATGGAGGAGATTCTTAATAGGCTTCCCATGGAATCTCTGAAAGCTGTGAAATTAACATGCAAAAGTTGGAACAATCTATCCCAAAGTGAGAGCTTTAAGAAGATGCACATTGGTAAATTAACAAGAAAAGGGGAGTCAATGATGATCGTGGTGCAGCCTCACAACATTTATTTAATGAGCGGCGTGGTTGACGTTGATACATGTATACAGGTCAAAGGTAAACTTAGTTTCCTTAACAATCAAGTCAGTATATCCCGAATTCACCACTATGAGGGTTTATTGTTATGCTTCTTGAAAGACGTTAGTAGGATTGTGGTTTGGAATCCGTATTGGGGCCAAACAAGGTGGATCAAACTCAGATCTTTTGATTACCGTTTCAATTATACTCTCGGATACGAGGATAAGGAATCTTGTCCTAGCCTTAAATTGTTGAGGTTTGTAGATTATTTTCACTACAGAGATCCCGAAGAGCAATTTTTTTGGTACGAGATGTACGATTTTGATTCTGGTTTGTGGACAACCCTTGACGTCGCTCCACACTGGGGAATATATTGTTCAAGCAGTAGCGTTTCTCTTAAGGGAAACAGTTACTGGTGTGCTACAGAAAGGAGCTCAGAAGGTTGCAAGGATCGcataatctgttttgattttacaaaagaaagatttgggCCGCTTCTGCCTCTGCCATCATGCGTTAGGGATCGTCAATATGCATATGTACATTTATCTtgtgttaaagaagagaagattgcAGCTTTATTTTACCACCACTATGATTTTGAGTTTGAGATATGGATTACAACTAAGATCGAGGCCGAAACGGTGTCGTGGAGCAAGTTCTTGCGAATTGATTCGGAGCTTGGGATAAATTCTCCAGActgtttcttcattgacgaggagaagaaaggcTTCATGTGTGTTGGTAGATACTATGGCTATGACTCTGAGCCTGGAGAATGTCCCAAACCATTTATTAAGATCATTGGAGAGGCTGGATACTCAAAAGATTTTGATCTCGGAGTACCTGCATACAAAAACAGTTGGCTAGATAATgtgtgctcttatgttccaagtttggtcCAGATCAAGAAACTGGCACGAGGCAAAAGGATATAA
- the LOC104782284 gene encoding uncharacterized protein LOC104782284 isoform X2 has product MGKSIPIKAGLRGASAAAAGFIKSSKPIRPVSSMDSPGKDSSSATATATASTSDSDRRFVPLSTVVSDCAKRWFKDTLEEAKAGNITMQVVLGQMYYSGYGVPKDAKKTLDYKSIKSSFFSVESER; this is encoded by the exons atgggaaaatcGATTCCAATCAAAGCAGGGCTAAGGGGAGCGTCAGCTGCAGCAGCTGGATTCATCAAATCCTCAAAACCGATCCGACCCGTTTCCTCCATGGACAGTCCCGGTAAAGATTCGTCCTCCGCCACCGCTACCGCTACCGCCTCCACCAGCGATAGTGACCGCCGCTTCGTCCCGCTTTCAACGGTGGTCTCTGATTGTGCGAAGCGGTGGTTCAAAGACACACTTGAGGAAGCTAAAGCTGGGAACATCACTATGCAGGTTGTATTGGGTCAGATGTATTACTCTGGCTATGGAGTCCCTAAAGATGCTAAAAAG ACTTTGGATTACAAAAGCATCAAGAGTTCGTTCTTCAGTGTGGAAAGTGAAAGATAA
- the LOC104782283 gene encoding protein SCAR2-like — protein MPLTRYQSRNEYGLADPDLYQAADKDDPEALLEGVAMAGLVGILRQLGDLAEFAAEMFHDLHEEVMATASRSHGLMARVQQLEAEFPSIEKALLCQTDHSPFFSNKGVEWHPNLQLEQSVVTRGDLPRCVMDSYEECRGPPRLFLLDKFDISGAGACLKRYTDPSFVRLETSSYEESWDDIQREKKSQKAKRRASQWRNGGTPENALSSHAKLHELFLEEHLETHLSDPARVVKLKTRKLDGCTLISKSGESYMEKFVQTRVDSKISYEIITQNPGLLTWNMDSSRDIVTDIPEISMVDAMEKSHGGSSVEVSSPSEQENVPNGNLNGGLIEKDIETVPESTYNEVPGTTFTKDSQTNLNEKPGFFQQRSYSEDLTSDADNYVDAPATMESETETDDDYRTKNRSDALKDGNPHTYSDVDEERMEDPPQFSFFHSNGNTPVSENGRSSFGKRSTSYSYSDTASVSIDDQSDGEKLSGCLPSTSSFKSELVDSISHVNPEASKVSNDYNVQESVSSSNVDGQTSLRSNDTCSSPRPVSQNDESCPLTVQSLASVDIEISPKLDRLDLINGGNDGSKVDPIDSSRSRASFDAKNSNFPSESSSVSSTSEGSRCYTTIEKNDMVGCSSNLVKSGTSPQVFVDIQTGEQLPRGNSDIETNSTVACSKVVANSGSDPEGHDGSSLAGKLLPCSAGKGMEVSPDMPYKVCGPSTVDEIHLKDALGDETDCVTVTNVVADVDSQNSVANVDSQNSVLDVDSQTSVADVGSQNSVAEISNEHSCAFGNTADVSVSESHEDTFENGMSMPAEVNSKLTSDFNSGGEKLVGDASSTCSKSDENISDEGFDDLSGLDNATTDIVPNIELAVSDNDSDTSSSGVNHAVSLSSTSLNGSLPWISTRSSPEGGDICKDTVVESDGTLPADEKLESEIKMQKSPLEVSSEGLSAALDNNDLASCESISPKPSQDQRDRDTELNYPGESILVDNCIGSSPVNNLNLIESEALEQTVREQTPCANHTVADEEFLQSNVFGGLEFVPRSAGLEFAPHSAGIEFNKPNQELNLDPTFPSFGVIPETTPPNQEDMPPLPPLPPMQWRIGKVPHSFPTFMGESVETSSSAPSAAPPGDSSLNVLIGSKSPEMSVHLGSNESEQLTGGFVNNESDKPLQSSIQIPTIGADLNSQYNSSELSTMPNQACIEDFGSEVNNLLADHAVQNHELVYSQEPSLQQPQDLSAKYEDFKDDTDVVYSQEPSLQLPQDLSAKYEDFKDDTDVHVSQSSSNDHHCPETKSLTPTQSTKVEDESHWVPDTSNADTAEPSYTSVQKIIPGAVGDAMWPVNAFSVAPTLDTDKPEVIPMVRLPRPRSPLVDAVAAHDRRTMKKVSEMVHPPIKSKQDDNDSLLAQIRNKSVNLKPAAATRPSIQTGPKTNIRVAAILEKANTIRQAMAGSDEDEDSDSWSDS, from the exons ATGCCGTTGACGAGGTACCAGTCTCGTAACGAGTACGGATTAGCAGATCCGGATCTGTACCAAGCTGCTGATAAAGATGACCCCGAAGCTCTGCTCGAAGGAGTCGCCATGGCTGGTCTCGTTGGTATATTGCGTCAACTCGGTGATCTCGCCGA GTTTGCTGCTGAGATGTTTCATGACTTGCACGAAGAAGTGATGGCAACTGCTTCTAGAAGCCATGGTCTTATGGCTCGTGTACAGCAACTGGAAGCAGAGTTCCCTTCTATAGAGAAAGCATTACTATGTCAGACCGATCATTCACCTTTTTTCTCTAATAAAG GTGTGGAATGGCATCCGAATCTACAATTGGAACAAAGTGTGGTTACACGTGGTGACTTACCTCGTTGTGTAATGGATTCTTATGAGGAATGCAGAGGTCCCCCTAGGCTATTTCTTCTGGACAA ATTTGATATATCGGGAGCTGGAGCATGCTTGAAACGCTACACCGATCCATCATTTGTTAGGCTCGAGACGTCTTCATACGAAGAATCATGGGATGATAttcagagagagaagaaatcacAGAAAGCAAAG AGAAGAGCATCTCAATGGAGGAATGGAGGAACACCTGAAAATGCACTATCATCACATGCCAA ATTGCATGAATTGTTCTTGGAGGAGCATTTAGAGACTCATCTTTCAGATCCAGCGCGCGTTGTGAAGTTGAAAACTAGAAAGCTAGATGGGTGTACCCTTATATCAAAATCAGGGGAAAGCTACATGGAGAAATTTGTGCAGACACGTGTAGATAGTAAAATAAGTTACGAAATAATCACCCAAAACCCCGGATTGTTGACATGGAATATGGATAGTAGTAGAGACATAGTAACCGATATACCTGAAATCAGTATGGTGGATGCTATGGAGAAGTCTCACGGAGGAAGCAGCGTAGAGGTTTCATCACCAAGTGAGCAGGAAAATGTGCCAAATGGTAACTTAAATGGGGGTTTGATTGAAAAAGATATAGAGACAGTGCCTGAATCCACTTACAATGAAGTCCCTGGTACAACTTTTACAAAGGATTCACAAACTAATTTGAACGAGAAGCCAGGATTTTTTCAACAGAGGAGTTACTCCGAAGATTTGACCAGTGATGCTGACAATTATGTTGACGCACCAGCGACCATGGAGTCGGAAACAGAAACAGACGATGATTATAGAACTAAGAATAGATCAGATGCTTTGAAGGATGGGAACCCTCATACATATTCTGATGTGGATGAAGAGAGGATGGAGGACCCACCTCAATTCtcattttttcattcaaatGGAAACACTCCTGTGTCAGAAAATGGGAGAAGCTCATTTGGGAAACGGAGCACTAGTTATTCTTACTCGGACACTGCAAGCGTATCCATTGATGATCAGTCTGATGGAGAGAAACTTTCTGGATGTTTACCTTCTACTTCTAGTTTTAAGAGTGAGCTGGTTGACTCCATATCCCATGTAAATCCTGAAGCCAGCAAAGTGTCTAATGATTATAATGTTCAGGAATCAGTTAGTAGCAGCAATGTAGATGGCCAGACATCATTAAGATCGAATGATACATGTTCAAGTCCAAGGCCAGTCTCTCAGAATGATGAATCATGTCCACTGACTGTTCAATCGTTAGCATCAGTAGACATTGAAATTTCTCCAAAACTTGATAGGCTTGATCTAATTAACGGAGGCAATGATGGAAGCAAGGTGGATCCAATCGATTCTTCAAGATCTCGTGCATCTTTTGATGCTAAAAACTCTAACTTCCCTTCTGAATCTTCGTCAGTTAGTTCAACTTCTGAAGGAAGCCGATGCTATACTACCATTGAGAAGAACGATATGGTTGGTTGTTCTTCAAATTTAGTAAAGTCAGGCACTAGTCCTCAAGTTTTTGTTGATATTCAAACAGGTGAACAGTTACCTAGAGGTAATAGTGATATTGAGACAAACTCTACAGTTGCTTGTTCTAAAGTTGTAGCAAACTCAGGCAGCGATCCTGAAGGCCATGATGGTAGTAGCCTAGCAGGGAAGCTGTTACCTTGCTCAGCTGGGAAGGGGATGGAAGTTTCACCTGATATGCCCTATAAAGTCTGTGGTCCAAGTACTGTAGATGAAATTCATTTAAAAGATGCTCTGGGTGATGAAACTGATTGTGTGACAGTGACTAATGTAGTGGCCGACGTTGATTCTCAAAATTCAGTTGCCAACGTTGATTCTCAAAATTCAGTTCTCGACGTTGATTCTCAGACTTCAGTTGCTGATGTTGGTTCTCAAAATTCAGTTGCTGAGATCTCCAATGAACATTCATGTGCATTTGGCAACACGGCTGATGTATCTGTTTCAGAGTCCCATGAAGACACATTTGAGAATGGAATGTCCATGCCTGCTGAAGTCAATAGTAAGCTGACTTCTGATTTCAACTCGGGAGGAGAAAAATTGGTGGGAGATGCTTCATCTACTTGTAGCAAAAGCGATGAAAATATCTCTGATGAAGGTTTTGATGACCTTTCAGGGCTGGACAATGCAACTACAGACATTGTCCCGAACATAGAACTTGCTGTGTCTGATAATGACAGTGACACTTCCAGTAGTGGTGTTAACCATGCCGTTAGCCTGTCATCTACTAGTTTGAATGGTTCTCTGCCTTGGATTTCGACTCGATCGTCTCCTGAAGGTGGAGACATTTGCAAAGATACAGTTGTAGAGTCTGATGGGACACTACCAGCAGACGAAAAACTAGAGTCAGAGATAAAAATGCAGAAAAGCCCACTGGAAGTGTCCTCAGAAGGTCTGAGTGCTGCCCTAGACAACAATGACCTGGCAAGTTGTGAATCTATAAGTCCCAAGCCATCTCAGGATCAAAGGGACAGAGATACAGAACTCAATTATCCTGGTGAGAGCATTCTTGTTGATAATTGTATAGGTTCCTCGCCAGTAAATAATCTGAACCTTATAGAGAGTGAGGCTCTCGAGCAGACAGTTAGAGAGCAAACACCTTGTGCAAACCATACAGTTGCAGATGAGGAATTTCTGCAGTCAAATGTTTTCGGAGGTTTAGAGTTTGTACCACGATCAGCTGGCTTAGAATTTGCACCACACTCTGCAGGTATAGAATTCAACAAACCTAACCAAGAATTGAATCTGGATCCTACTTTTCCTAGCTTTGGCGTGATCCCTGAGACTACTCCACCCAATCAGGAGGACATGCCACCGCTGCCACCCCTTCCTCCTATGCAATGGCGTATTGGAAAGGTTCCACATTCTTTTCCTACCTTCATGGGGGAATCAGTCGAAACCAGTAGTTCTGCTCCATCAGCGGCACCACCCGGTGATTCTAGCTTGAACGTTCTAATTGGGTCTAAATCACCAGAGATGTCTGTACACTTAGGAAGTAACGAATCAGAACAACTTACTGGAGGGTTTGTGAACAATGAATCAGACAAGCCGTTACAATCATCCATTCAGATCCCAACCATTGGCGCTGATTTGAATAGTCAATATAACAGTTCTGAGCTCTCTACAATGCCTAATCAGGCGTGTATAGAGGATTTTGGTTCTGAAGTGAACAATCTTTTGGCTGATCATGCAGTTCAGAACCACGAGCTCGTTTATTCACAAGAGCCGTCATTGCAGCAGCCTCAGGATCTATCTGCAAAATACGAAGATTTCAAGGACGATACAGATGTCGTTTATTCACAAGAGCCGTCACTGCAGCTGCCTCAAGATCTATCGGCAAAATATGAAGATTTCAAGGACGATACAGATGTGCATGTGTCACAAAGCTCAAGCAATGATCACCATTGTCCTGAAACCAAATCCCTGACACCAACTCAATCAACAAAGGTAGAAGATGAGAGTCATTGGGTTCCTGATACTTCAAATGCAGATACAGCAGAACCATCATACACGTCAGTTCAGAAGATAATTCCTGGTGCAGTTGGAGATGCTATGTGGCCTGTCAACGCGTTCTCTGTTGCACCGACCTTGGACACAGATAAGCCAGAAGTGATCCCTATGGTTCGGCTTCCTCGGCCAAGAAGTCCGCTTGTTGATGCCGTTGCAGCTCACGACAGGCGCACG ATGAAAAAAGTCTCTGAGATGGTTCACCCACCAATTAAATCAAAGCAAGATGACAATGATTCGTTGCTCGCACAAATTCGAAATAAG TCCGTCAATCTGAAGCCTGCAGCAGCTACACGACCCAGCATCCAAACTGGTCCTAAAACGAATATAAGGGTAGCTGCAATCTTAGAGAAAGCAAACACAATACGACAG GCAATGGCTGGAAGCGACGAGGACGAAGATTCAGATAGTTGGAGTGACTCTTAA
- the LOC109132549 gene encoding putative F-box protein At5g41510, translating to MTTMISDLPMDLIKEIISRLPMKSVRLTCKSWNDLSKSEIGKVTRRPTREGETMMIAVMRHKLYLMSGFFDGVDPSIEQRGRLRFLCNHINIYRVYHYEGLLLCILKDVTRIVVWNPYWGQTRWIKLKYTHCPQGDDMFNYSLGYEDKESCRSLKLLWFVDFFHRAPEEQFLLYEIYDFDTGLWTTLEVAPHWRIYCSRSSVSLKGNSYWCASERSCSEGGNDHIICFDFTRERFGPLLALPSCVRDREYEHVNLSCVKEEKIAALFLYEYASEFEIWITTTIKAEMVSWSKFLRIHTGPRINFPDCFFIEEEKKVFLCVGRHHDYPKTFIDIIGEAGDF from the coding sequence ATGACGACGATGATCTCCGATCTTCCAATGGATTTGATAAAAGAGATTATATCTAGGCTTCCCATGAAATCTGTGAGATTAACTTGCAAAAGTTGGAATGATTTATCCAAAAGTGAGATCGGTAAAGTAACAAGACGACCAACAAGAGAAGGGGAGACTATGATGATCGCGGTGATGCGTCACAAACTTTATCTAATGAGCGGATTCTTCGACGGCGTTGATCCATCTATAGAGCAGAGAGGTAGACTTAGGTTCCTTTGCAATCACATCAACATATATAGAGTCTATCACTATGAGGGTTTATTGTTATGCATCTTGAAAGACGTTACAAGGATTGTGGTTTGGAATCCGTATTGGGGCCAAACAAGGTGGATCAAACTCAAATATACTCATTGTCCACAAGGAGATGACATGTTCAATTATTCTCTCGGATACGAGGATAAAGAATCTTGTCGGAGCCTTAAATTATTGTggtttgtagatttttttcatAGAGCGCCCGAAGAACAATTTCTTTTGTATGAAATCTACGATTTTGATACTGGTTTATGGACAACTCTTGAAGTCGCTCCACACTGGAGAATATACTGTTCAAGAAGTAGCGTTTCTCTTAAGGGAAACAGCTACTGGTGTGCGTCAGAAAGGAGCTGCTCAGAAGGTGGCAATGAtcacataatttgttttgattttacaagagagagatttgggccGCTTCTGGCTCTGCCATCTTGCGTTAGGGATCGTGAATATGAACATGTGAATTTATCTtgtgttaaagaagagaagattgcagctttatttttgtatgaatatgCTTCTGAGTTTGAGATATGGATTACAACTACGATTAAAGCCGAGATGGTGTCGTGGAGCAAGTTCTTGAGAATTCATACGGGGCCTAGGATAAATTTTCCAGACTGTTTCTTCattgaagaggagaagaaagtcttCCTGTGTGTTGGTAGACACCATGACTATCCCAAAACTTTTATTGACATCATTGGAGAGGCTGGagacttttaa
- the LOC104782281 gene encoding pentatricopeptide repeat-containing protein At2g38420, mitochondrial-like isoform X1, producing MARSSSWHRMSNFLRKYRKFPHSSFKTKWNENLKQKYAMEELKSSLISDSEDGVGGCVIRTLVSSFRLHNCEPTPQAYRFVIKTLAKTSQLDNIASVLNHLEVSEKFDTPESIFRDVISAYGFSGKIEEAVDVFFKIPNFRCVPSAYTLNALLLVLVRKRESLGLVPEVLVKASKMGVRLEESSLRILIDALCGIGEVDCATELVRYMSVDCVIVDPRLYSRLLSSVCKHKDSSCFDVLGYLEDLRKTRFLPSLRDYTVVMRFLVEGGRGKEVVSVLNQMKCDRIEPDIVCYTVLLQGVIADEEYSKADKFFDELLLLGLAPDIYTYNVYITGLCKQNDVEGALKMMYSMNKLGSEPNVITYNILIKGLVKAGDLSRAKTLWKEMETNGVNRNSHTYDIMISAFIEVDDVVSAQGFLEEAVNMNVFVKCSRTEEVISRLCDKGLMDKAVELLAHMV from the coding sequence ATGGCAAGATCATCATCATGGCATCGAATGTCCAATTTCTTGAGAAAATATCGAAAATTTCCTCATTCCTCCTTCAAAACCAAATGGAACGAGAATCTCAAGCAGAAATACGCAATGGAAGAGCTAAAAAGCAGTCTAATCTCAGATTCAGAGGACGGTGTCGGTGGTTGTGTTATACGAACACTCGTAAGCTCATTCAGACTCCATAACTGTGAGCCCACGCCTCAAGCTTACAGATTTGTTATCAAAACCTTAGCTAAAACCTCTCAGCTTGACAACATCGCATCTGTTCTCAATCATCTTGAAGTCTCTGAGAAGTTCGATACACCTGAATCCATTTTCAGAGATGTCATCTCTGCTTATGGTTTCTCCGGTAAGATCGAAGAAGCGGTCGATGTTTTCTTCAAGATCCCTAATTTCAGGTGTGTGCCTTCTGCTTACACGCTCAATGCTTTGCTTTTGGTTCTTGTGAGGAAAAGAGAGAGTCTTGGATTGGTTCCTGAGGTTTTGGTGAAAGCTAGTAAGATGGGTGTGAGGTTAGAGGAATCTAGTTTGAGGATTTTGATTGATGCTCTCTGTGGAATCGGTGAGGTAGATTGTGCTACTGAGCTAGTGAGGTACATGAGTGTTGATTGTGTTATTGTTGATCCGAGGTTATACTCTCGGCTGCTTAGTTCTGTATGTAAACACAAGGATTCGTCTTGTTTCGATGTTCTTGGATACTTGGAAGATTTGAGAAAGACTCGGTTTTTACCAAGTTTGCGGGATTATACAGTCGTTATGAGGTTCTTGGTTGAAGGAGGAAGAGGTAAAGAAGTTGTGAGTGTGCTGAATCAGATGAAATGTGACAGAATCGAGCCTGATATTGTTTGTTATACAGTCCTGTTGCAAGGTGTGATTGCGGATGAGGAGTATTCGAAAGCAGACAAGTTTTTTGATGAGTTGCTCTTGTTGGGTTTAGCTCCTGATATTTATACCTATAATGTGTATATTACTGGCTTATGCAAGCAGAACGATGTTGAAGGCGCGTTAAAGATGATGTATTCGATGAACAAGCTTGGTTCTGAGCCTAATGTAATTACTTACAATATATTGATTAAGGGATTGGTTAAGGCCGGGGATCTGAGTCGAGCTAAGACTCTATGGAAAGAGATGGAGACAAATGGAGTTAACCGGAACAGCCACACGTATGATATTATGATTAGCGCATTTATAGAGGTAGACGATGTTGTTTCTGCTCAAGGTTTTTTGGAGGAAGCGGTTAACATGAACGTGTTTGTCAAGTGTTCAAGAACTGAGGAAGTCATTAGCAGGTTATGTGACAAAGGCTTGATGGATAAAGCAGTTGAACTTTTAGCACACATGGTGTAA
- the LOC109124988 gene encoding putative F-box protein At5g41510, whose product MYDFDSGLWTTLDVAPHWGIYCSSSSVSLKGNSYWCATERSSEGCKDRIICFDFTKERFGPLLPLPSCVRDRQYAYVHLSCVKEEKIAALFYHHYDFEFEIWITTKIEAETVSWSKFLRIDSELGINSPDCFFIDEEKKGFMCVGRYYGYDSEPGECPKPFIKIIGEAGYSKDFDLGVPAYKNSWLDNVCSYVPSLVQIKKLARGKRI is encoded by the coding sequence ATGTACGATTTTGATTCTGGTTTGTGGACAACCCTTGACGTCGCTCCACACTGGGGAATATATTGTTCAAGCAGTAGCGTTTCTCTTAAGGGAAACAGTTACTGGTGTGCTACAGAAAGGAGCTCAGAAGGTTGCAAGGATCGcataatctgttttgattttacaaaagaaagatttgggCCGCTTCTGCCTCTGCCATCATGCGTTAGGGATCGTCAATATGCATATGTACATTTATCTtgtgttaaagaagagaagattgcAGCTTTATTTTACCACCACTATGATTTTGAGTTTGAGATATGGATTACAACTAAGATCGAGGCCGAAACGGTGTCGTGGAGCAAGTTCTTGCGAATTGATTCGGAGCTTGGGATAAATTCTCCAGActgtttcttcattgacgaggagaagaaaggcTTCATGTGTGTTGGTAGATACTATGGCTATGACTCTGAGCCTGGAGAATGTCCCAAACCATTTATTAAGATCATTGGAGAGGCTGGATACTCAAAAGATTTTGATCTCGGAGTACCTGCATACAAAAACAGTTGGCTAGATAATgtgtgctcttatgttccaagtttggtcCAGATCAAGAAACTGGCACGAGGCAAAAGGATATAA
- the LOC104782284 gene encoding uncharacterized protein LOC104782284 isoform X1: MGKSIPIKAGLRGASAAAAGFIKSSKPIRPVSSMDSPGKDSSSATATATASTSDSDRRFVPLSTVVSDCAKRWFKDTLEEAKAGNITMQVVLGQMYYSGYGVPKDAKKGRLWITKASRVRSSVWKVKDKRPGYNASDSDSESD; the protein is encoded by the exons atgggaaaatcGATTCCAATCAAAGCAGGGCTAAGGGGAGCGTCAGCTGCAGCAGCTGGATTCATCAAATCCTCAAAACCGATCCGACCCGTTTCCTCCATGGACAGTCCCGGTAAAGATTCGTCCTCCGCCACCGCTACCGCTACCGCCTCCACCAGCGATAGTGACCGCCGCTTCGTCCCGCTTTCAACGGTGGTCTCTGATTGTGCGAAGCGGTGGTTCAAAGACACACTTGAGGAAGCTAAAGCTGGGAACATCACTATGCAGGTTGTATTGGGTCAGATGTATTACTCTGGCTATGGAGTCCCTAAAGATGCTAAAAAG GGAAGACTTTGGATTACAAAAGCATCAAGAGTTCGTTCTTCAGTGTGGAAAGTGAAAGATAAACGACCag GGTATAACGCAAGTGATTCAGATTCAGAGTCTGATTAG